The genomic segment CTGAACTCCACCTTCTACGGCGAGGCACTCGCCGGGATCGAGGCGGCGCTGAACGACACGCCGTACCACCCGATCGTGATCAGCGGCCAGTGGCGCACCGAGCGCGAGCAGGAGGCCCTGGACCTGCTGCTGGCCCGCCGGGTGGACGCCGTGATCATGATGGGCGGCATCCTCGACGACGAGATCCTGACCCACGTGTCCCGCCGCGTGCCGCTGATCGCCGTGGGCCGCGACGTGCGCGGCCTGGACCACAGCTGCATCGTGCTGGACAACATCAAGGCCATGCAGCAGGTCGCGCGGCACCTGCTGGGGCTGGGGCACCGTCAGTTCGCCTACATCAGCGGCGCCGAGCGTCAGCAGGACGCCATGGAACGCCGGCACGCCTTCCTGAACTGCCTGGGGGCGCACGGCGTGACCGTGGCGCCGGAGCTGATCCAGCTGGGCCAGTACACCGAGGAGGGCGGCCTGCGCGCCGCCGAGGCGATCCTGGACACCGGGCTGCCCTTCACGGCGCTGGTGTGCGCCAACGACCAGATGGCGCTGGGCGCGCGGCTGGCCCTGTACCGCCGGGGCGTGAACGTTCCAGGGGACGTGTCCCTGACGGGCTTCGACGACGTGTTCACGTCCTCGCTGATGACCCCCCCGCTGACCACGGTGCGGCAGGCGATCTACG from the Deinococcus sedimenti genome contains:
- a CDS encoding LacI family DNA-binding transcriptional regulator codes for the protein MMEAVTLAQVAREAGVSPSTVSRILNGTANVTPEKRARVESVITRLNYRPNPQAQALAGGRSLTIGVITPTLNSTFYGEALAGIEAALNDTPYHPIVISGQWRTEREQEALDLLLARRVDAVIMMGGILDDEILTHVSRRVPLIAVGRDVRGLDHSCIVLDNIKAMQQVARHLLGLGHRQFAYISGAERQQDAMERRHAFLNCLGAHGVTVAPELIQLGQYTEEGGLRAAEAILDTGLPFTALVCANDQMALGARLALYRRGVNVPGDVSLTGFDDVFTSSLMTPPLTTVRQAIYDIGLMAAREALNLLDGQPVVRQVFEPELIIRESTAPPAAPRRAGRAKRGVTAMSTPDG